The Candidatus Woesearchaeota archaeon genome contains a region encoding:
- a CDS encoding Wzt carbohydrate-binding domain-containing protein gives MVENNINNGFNQNKHLALMEKVAREQIKKLKKRKGIKGIALSGSIVHKNIREDSDIDIVCFFDNPEKKKICEFWKDKSGITIHIIKEDISQSEKDIIPRILLNPMEWRGMKDHYKNLKPVWDPECKIKKISRIFSKIYPEERIYILTKYLFYSAWNISAVSNKKCADRLITEYTLISSIMLLVDALYLINNRLPTVDRSVQESHNIKSLKKKPEEIALIFESIEKGENINPNLVESAVEKTISISKEIIKKIAIDNKIELPQKNFNRSWSIKIIQAIHQSIEQDLIRAASHNLGIIQLASLRKAGILYKYYQIIEQSSNLSELMNKERGFSKKIRLLEQIYKILDLCGGNLSELIDKERGFSKKIRLLEQVCKLLDLCIKKKLRNKTEILSEIQNVQNKKRDIIINFITQLPNSISIRGIEAFYYRLHKYRKVIKNLSHDQMRIIYNTINGVIFVAVPNLLRKTQEGKLRKKILRIEKLIYSELRMLTSDKKCGFRKATGLDKARIESVKLSSSGTQKFKTNAPFIAEINYNAREKIKYPMFGIAIHSEDGAYLFGQNTISSGMIIPEIKGKGKIKFVIDKSPLLTGKYFFSATLMDKNGKRFFDCRLKEWPFFVLKGNAGEEYGLLSYPHHWEC, from the coding sequence TCAGACATTGACATTGTTTGTTTCTTTGATAATCCGGAGAAAAAAAAAATTTGCGAGTTTTGGAAAGATAAGTCCGGAATAACTATACATATTATAAAAGAAGACATATCCCAGTCAGAAAAAGACATAATCCCTCGCATTCTTTTAAATCCTATGGAATGGAGAGGTATGAAAGATCATTATAAAAATTTAAAACCGGTTTGGGATCCTGAATGTAAGATAAAAAAAATTTCAAGAATTTTTTCCAAAATCTATCCTGAAGAAAGGATTTATATTTTGACGAAGTATCTTTTCTATTCTGCTTGGAATATAAGCGCGGTTTCAAACAAAAAATGTGCTGATCGCCTAATAACAGAATACACTCTGATATCATCAATAATGCTTCTGGTTGACGCATTATACCTTATTAATAACCGCTTGCCTACAGTAGATCGATCAGTGCAAGAATCACATAATATAAAATCACTTAAGAAAAAACCAGAAGAGATTGCCCTGATTTTTGAGAGTATTGAAAAAGGCGAAAACATAAATCCTAATTTAGTTGAAAGTGCAGTTGAAAAAACTATAAGCATTTCAAAGGAAATCATAAAGAAAATTGCGATAGACAATAAAATTGAACTGCCTCAAAAAAATTTTAACCGGAGTTGGAGTATAAAAATAATACAAGCAATACACCAGAGCATAGAACAAGACTTAATACGAGCCGCATCTCATAATTTAGGCATAATACAGCTAGCATCGTTAAGAAAAGCAGGAATTCTTTATAAGTACTATCAGATTATTGAACAGAGCAGCAATTTATCTGAACTAATGAATAAAGAAAGAGGATTTTCTAAAAAGATCAGGTTGCTCGAGCAGATTTATAAAATATTGGATCTTTGTGGCGGCAACTTATCTGAACTAATTGATAAAGAAAGGGGATTTTCTAAAAAGATCAGGTTGCTCGAGCAGGTTTGTAAATTATTGGATCTTTGTATTAAAAAGAAATTGAGAAATAAGACAGAAATCTTATCAGAAATACAAAACGTGCAAAATAAAAAAAGGGACATTATAATTAATTTTATAACACAGCTTCCCAATTCTATTTCAATACGGGGCATTGAAGCTTTTTATTATAGACTTCACAAATATAGAAAAGTCATAAAGAATTTGTCTCATGATCAGATGAGAATTATTTATAACACAATAAATGGCGTTATTTTTGTTGCAGTGCCAAATCTTCTGAGGAAAACGCAAGAGGGCAAATTAAGGAAAAAAATATTGAGGATTGAAAAACTAATCTATTCTGAATTAAGAATGTTAACATCAGATAAAAAATGCGGTTTTAGAAAGGCAACAGGTTTAGATAAAGCGCGGATAGAATCAGTAAAATTATCTTCTTCTGGCACTCAAAAATTTAAGACAAACGCCCCGTTCATCGCAGAAATCAATTATAATGCAAGAGAAAAAATAAAGTATCCAATGTTTGGAATTGCAATACACTCTGAAGACGGTGCTTATCTCTTTGGACAGAACACAATTTCTTCTGGAATGATTATTCCTGAAATAAAAGGCAAAGGCAAGATTAAGTTTGTAATAGACAAGTCACCTCTTCTTACCGGCAAATATTTCTTCAGCGCTACTCTGATGGATAAAAATGGAAAAAGGTTCTTTGATTGCAGATTGAAAGAATGGCCCTTTTTTGTATTAAAAGGAAATGCAGGCGAAGAATATGGGCTTTTATCCTATCCTCATCATTGGGAGTGCTAA